The Fimbriimonadaceae bacterium region CTCGGCATGTTGATCGCCTTTCCGGTCGCCGGGTCGATCAAGGTGATCCTCGACCGGCTGATCCGCGTCACGTCCGATGGCGAAGGCACCCTCGATCTCCCGGCCCGGCCCAGGCGGCATCGGCCCGCGATCGAGGCGTAGGCTGGTTTGCGGTTTGTGGTTTGGGGTTTGTGGTTTGCGGTTGTCTTGCCTTAGCGCTCTTTGCGTGAACGCTCTCCTTCCATCCGCTGCGCCAACTCGCCCGCACCGACGAGGAGAGTCCTGGGACCCGACTTGGGGTGCACGGTGAGCTCGACCTCCTCGATGTCGAATCCGACCGGGTCCCGTTCGCCGGACAGCACCAGCCAGAGGTAGCCGTCCCGCTCGAACGCGTCCTGCACCGCGTCGCGCGGGGTGCGCCATTTGTGCAGGAAATGCTGGAAAACGATCTCCTGATCGGTCACGGTGAGCTTTCCCTCCGGCCCTGCCGGCACGCCGGAATCTCGGGAGATCCTCGCGGCGCGTCCGCGCCAGAGGAGGTCCGTTTCGGAGGAGTCGAAGGGCAGGGTGCCTTGAACGAACGCTCGCACCAGCAGGGAGTCGAAACGCTCTTCGAAGGCCGGTTCCTCGAGGACGGTCGGCAGTTCGCGTGCGAGCCGGTTCCAATCCTCGAGCGAGAAGGGCTCGCCCGTGTGGCGCGCGAGGATGGGCGAGGTGGTCCTCACAAGGCGCAGGTACGAACCGTCGGTGTCGAACTCGGTGCCGCATCGCTGGCACGTCGGTCCCGGGGACGCGCTCTCCTTTCCAGCGGCGGCCCATGCGAGATGCCGGAGGTCGAAGCGCCGCCCCAAGTGTCGTTCGGCAAACCCGAACGGATCGAGTTCGGCCCCGAGCAACGTGCAGGTTTCGCCTTCGACGTGGTACTCGGCGCCGCAGTGCTCGCACTCCGCGTTGCCTCCGTCGGGAGCGGATCCGATGGCGACGCGCGCCCACTCGTCGGGGCTCAAAGCGCCCCAGGGGCTCCCCTCCGGCACGATCTGGGTTCGGAGCCCGTCCGGATCCTCGTCGAACTGGGCGCCACACGCGTCGCACACCGCGACCACCTGCGAGCGTGGCGAGGCGGCCATCCACTCCGCCCAGGTGTGGATCACGCCCTGGTGCTCGATCCCGCCGCGGACACGGGCAAAGGCCGCGCCGCACGCCAGGCAAGTCCAGGGGCCCCGCCGCCCTCCCTCCAAAGCACCCGTCGGGCAAAGAGGGCAACCGACGGGAGGTTCGGCGTGATCGAAGCGTCTGAGAATACCGCTGGAGCAGCACGGGCACCGGTTGGGCGCCAGATCGCGCGGGCGAATCCTCGCGTCGCGGCACACGGGGCACGTCCAGGCGCGTGCCTGCCGCGGATAGTCCAGCGCCGCGCCGCAAACCGGACACCCGTTGCGTTCGATGCGCAGCGACCGCAACGCCTCCAAGACCGCATCCGCCCGCCCGATCTGGTCGGCAAGGGTCGCGGGTGCCTCCTCGAGCAGCGTGACGAGCGCCCGCACGCTCTCGGGGCGTTCGTCGTAGCGGAGCCGAAGTCCGGCCATGAGGGCGTTCGACACCGCGGGGTCGAGTCCGGGGCGCCATTCGGCCGGCGGGACAAGCCTCGCTCCGGCCACGCGATCGGTCGCGGCGAGGGGGGGCTCGCCGCACAACATGTGGTACGCCGTCGCGCAAAGGCCGTACAAATCGGTCGCGGGTCCCCGTCGGCCGTGCTCGGAGAGCTGTTCGAGCGGGGCGTACCCGGGAGTGAACATCACCGTGTGCCGCTCCGTGTGGTCCGCATGCCACTGGCGCGCCGCGCCGAAGTCGATGAGGTAGCAGCGGCCCGCGTCGTCCAGCAGCACGTTGGAGGGCTTGACGTCCCGATGAAGGTACCCCTGCAGGTGGATGGCCTCAAGCGTCTCGAGGAGCTGGTAGAGGACGTCGAGCGAGGTGTCGAGATCGAGGGAGCCCTCGCGGTCGAGAAGCTCGGCGAGCGTACGGGCGTTCGCGGCCTCGTCCGTCGCGAAGTAGGCGGTGCCGTTGGCCTCGAAGCTCGCGCGCACCGGCAAGAGTCCGGGCGCACGGATCGCCCGCAGCAGCTCGGCCTCCTCGAGGAACCGCGAGATCAGTTTGCCGGACCGATCGCCGAGCAGATCCAGGCGCAGGGTTCCGTCGTCATCGCGCACCACGCCGTGGGGCGCCAGCTCCTTGACCACGCATCGATCCCCGCGCTCGCGGTCGCGGCATCGGTACGCGATCGCGAAACCGCCGCGACCCAAGGTCGCCGCGATCTCGAATCGACCTGCCAGCACGGATCCGTTCGCCAGTGACACGCAAAGGAACGGTACCCGCGCCCCCGCGCCCTTGCGTGAAACCCCTCCCCTTCGCGCCCCTTGCGTTCTTTGCGTGAAACACCCCCCCCTTGCGCCCCTTGCGTTCTTTGCGTGAAATCTCTATCCGCACCTCCGCTTCCCTGCGTGCGTGAAACACCCCCCGCGGCCTCCCCGTCCATAATTCAGCCATGCTCGCCCTCCTCTGCGCCTGCGCGCTCGGACCGGTTCAGTACCGGTTTACACCCGCGACCCAGCACGTCTACGACGTTCAGGTCGTGTTCGACGGGTTCATCCCGCTGCTGGGCGGGCAGGAGGGTCTCGTGGACCTCACCATGAGCGTTGCGGTCGACGGGTTGGCTCCCGACTCGGAAGGCCGCCCGAGAGCCGCCAGCGAGATCAAGGCGTTCAAGCTCGTGTACAACGGAGCAGCCCTTCCCCTGACCGTCGACAACGTGACGCCGTTCTTTCCCAAGACGACCGTGAGCATGACGCCGGGCGGCAAGGTGGTCGTCACCGACGCGCCGGACGTACAGCTCCCCGTGCGGCTCCCCGGACTGCACGTGAAGCGCTTCCCGGACATCACCTATCTCACCGTGGAGTTTCCCGACTCCGAGCCCGAGGTGGGCGTCTCGTGGACCTACACCAAGGCGTTCGGCGACAGCAACGTCGAGACGACGATCACGCCCCGGAAGATCGACGAGAGCGTGGTCGAAATGGACGTGGCGGTGGACCAAACCTACACGGTGCTCGAAGACGAAGGCACGAACGTCGTGGAGAGCGAGAAGGACGCCGTGGCGAGCGTCACCACCCACGTGGCGGGGAAGGGCCGGGCCGTTTTCGATCGCACTTTGGGGGCCATGCGCTCGTTCGAGGTCGTTGCGACCGCGACCAGCGAGGTGCGCGACCTCAAGTCGGGCGTCAAGACCGAACGCGCGCTGAAGACCACGTTGAAGTCGGTGTTGAAAACAAATCCCTAAGGAGCCCGCGACCGATTGCGCTTGGGCCGGGCCGTCCTTCAAACTGGGGGCTCATGTCCCACCAGACCGTTCTCGTCGTCGACTTCGGAGGCCAGTACACCCAGTTGATCGTGCGGCGGGTCCGGGAACTGGGCGTCTACAGCGAGATGATTCCCTGGACGGAGGCCGAGCGCCGGATTCGCGAGGAGGACCCCTCCGCCGTGATCCTCAGCGGAGGGCCCCGATCGGTGCTGACCGAAGGGGCGCCGACGATGGATTTCGCGGCCTTGGAGGGGAAGCCGACGCTGGGCATCTGTTACGGGCTGCAGCTGATGGCGCACAAACTCGGTGGCACCGTCGAGAAGTCTCCGGCGCGCGAGTACGGCAAGCGCAAGCTCACCAAGGCGGCCAAGCAGTCCATCGTCGGCGGCCTGACAAGCGATACGGTGTGGATGAGCCACGGCGACCAGGTCACGGCCATGCCCATGGGCTACGAGGTGATCGCGTCCACCGAATCGTGCCCGGTTGCCGGGTTCGCCAATCCCGAAGCGATGCGGTACGGCGTCCAGTTCCACCCCGAGGTCTCTCACACGCCGGGCGGGAAGAGCGTGCTGGAGAGGTTCTTGTTCGACGCGGCCAAGCTCAAGGGAGACTGGACCAGCGAGAACTTCATCGAAGAGGAGAAGGCGCGCATCCAAGCGCTTGTGGGAGAGCGCAAGGTGTTGTGCGCGGTCAGCGGCGGCGTGGACAGCATGGTGATGGCGGCGCTGCTCAACCGCGCGATCGGCGAGCGCGCGATCTGCGTCTTCGTGGACCACGGACTCTTGCGGAAGAACGAGGCCGAACAGGTCAAAGAGGCGTTTGCGAAGCATCTCGTGGGCGACTTGAAGGTGTTCGACGAGAAGGAGGCGTTCTTTGCGGCGCTTGCCGGCGTCACCGATCCAGAGCGGAAGCGCAAGGTGATCGGCAACATGTTCATCGAGGTGTTTGAGCGCCACGCGAACGAGCTGATGGAGTGCGATTTCCTGGCGCAAGGCACGCTCTACCCCGACGTGATCGAGAGCGGGTCGGCCACCGCGGCAAAGATCAAGACCCATCACAACGTCGGCGGTCTTCCGGAGAAGATGAACTTGAAGCTCATCGAGCCGCTTCGCTGGCTGTTCAAGGACGAGGTTCGGCGAGTGGGGGTCGCGCTGGGTTTGGACAAGGACATCGTCTATCGCGAGCCCTTCCCCGGACCGGGGCTGGCGGTGCGCATCCTGGGCGAGGTCACGCCCGAGCGGGTGCGCATCGTGCAGGAAGCGGACTGGATCTTTCGCGAGGAGTTGCGCGCGGAGGGCCTCCAGCACGGGATTTGGCAATCCTACGCCGCGCTGCTCGATGTACGCAGCGTGGGGGTCATGGGCGACGAGCGGACGTACGAACACCCCATCGTCTTGCGCGCCGTGGAGAGCGAGGACGCCATGACCGCCAGGGCCGCGAACATCCCCTTCGACGTCCTCGAGCACATCGCCACGAGGATCGTCAACGAGGTCGACGGAGTGAACCGCGTTTTCTACGACCTGACGAGCAAGCCTCCGGCCACGATCGAGCTGGAATGAACGGGAGTCGGGGGACGGGAATCGGGAGACGGGAATCGGGAGACGGGAGTCGGGAGACGGGAATCGGGAGTCGGGAGTCGGGAAGCGGGGTGCAGGGGTAGAATTCTTGCTCCCATGAACCGGATGTCCGAGCCCTTGGCGACCGGCGAGACGCTGACGGTGTTGCTCTCCGCGGAGCAGATCCAGGCGAGGATCGGCGAGTTGGCCGACACCATCCGGGGCGACTACGGCGATGAGCCCCTCTTGCTCGTGGGCGTGCTGAAGGGTT contains the following coding sequences:
- a CDS encoding serine/threonine protein kinase, with product MLAGRFEIAATLGRGGFAIAYRCRDRERGDRCVVKELAPHGVVRDDDGTLRLDLLGDRSGKLISRFLEEAELLRAIRAPGLLPVRASFEANGTAYFATDEAANARTLAELLDREGSLDLDTSLDVLYQLLETLEAIHLQGYLHRDVKPSNVLLDDAGRCYLIDFGAARQWHADHTERHTVMFTPGYAPLEQLSEHGRRGPATDLYGLCATAYHMLCGEPPLAATDRVAGARLVPPAEWRPGLDPAVSNALMAGLRLRYDERPESVRALVTLLEEAPATLADQIGRADAVLEALRSLRIERNGCPVCGAALDYPRQARAWTCPVCRDARIRPRDLAPNRCPCCSSGILRRFDHAEPPVGCPLCPTGALEGGRRGPWTCLACGAAFARVRGGIEHQGVIHTWAEWMAASPRSQVVAVCDACGAQFDEDPDGLRTQIVPEGSPWGALSPDEWARVAIGSAPDGGNAECEHCGAEYHVEGETCTLLGAELDPFGFAERHLGRRFDLRHLAWAAAGKESASPGPTCQRCGTEFDTDGSYLRLVRTTSPILARHTGEPFSLEDWNRLARELPTVLEEPAFEERFDSLLVRAFVQGTLPFDSSETDLLWRGRAARISRDSGVPAGPEGKLTVTDQEIVFQHFLHKWRTPRDAVQDAFERDGYLWLVLSGERDPVGFDIEEVELTVHPKSGPRTLLVGAGELAQRMEGERSRKER
- the guaA gene encoding glutamine-hydrolyzing GMP synthase translates to MSHQTVLVVDFGGQYTQLIVRRVRELGVYSEMIPWTEAERRIREEDPSAVILSGGPRSVLTEGAPTMDFAALEGKPTLGICYGLQLMAHKLGGTVEKSPAREYGKRKLTKAAKQSIVGGLTSDTVWMSHGDQVTAMPMGYEVIASTESCPVAGFANPEAMRYGVQFHPEVSHTPGGKSVLERFLFDAAKLKGDWTSENFIEEEKARIQALVGERKVLCAVSGGVDSMVMAALLNRAIGERAICVFVDHGLLRKNEAEQVKEAFAKHLVGDLKVFDEKEAFFAALAGVTDPERKRKVIGNMFIEVFERHANELMECDFLAQGTLYPDVIESGSATAAKIKTHHNVGGLPEKMNLKLIEPLRWLFKDEVRRVGVALGLDKDIVYREPFPGPGLAVRILGEVTPERVRIVQEADWIFREELRAEGLQHGIWQSYAALLDVRSVGVMGDERTYEHPIVLRAVESEDAMTARAANIPFDVLEHIATRIVNEVDGVNRVFYDLTSKPPATIELE